The nucleotide window AGAGATAATTTCAATCGTGGAATGAATCCTGCAAATGAAATACAGCCTGGATATATGGGAGAACAAGGACAATTTCATCCACAACTATCTTTTGTAGTTATGTATCCTGATCAAACTCAACAACAGCAATTCTCTGGTCACGTTCATTATCCTCCATTAGCAATATATCAGCCGAATCTTCATACGCACACAAATACACATCCACATGCACAACCTACATATGGATATCCTCCATATCATCATCCTTCTAATAATATGAGATGCATTCGACAAGCAACACCTATGCTTTCTCAACCTGCTCAAGACTGTACAAAAATACAGACTACAAAATCACATGAGAAACAAATGCAAAATGTCTATACGCCTGCTAAACAACCTTTTCATCAAATAAACGAGGAGGATAACTCCTCGCAGACCAATATAGTTACTACAGTAATAACTGTAAATAACAGTAAAGTTGAACAATGCAATGACAATGTGGATGACAATACTGCCACCAGGAAAAATGCCAATGCAAATGGAAAAGTACCTCCTGTAAATGTGAAAATAGAGCATAATATTGTGTCAACTgtgaatgaaaattgtaatggAGCTGAGAAAAATGATGTGCCATGCGTGAATATTAATAGTAGCATTGAAGTGAAACAAAATGGAGAAACTGATAAAGAATATAAGAATGAAACTGTTTCTAGTATTAAAACTACTGTTGTTAAAACACTGTCGAAACCAGTATCTAAAGGTGAAAGTGAAGCACAAAAGGAGGATACTTCTATAAAGAGCGGACCGGATGAAGTTGTTAGTAAAACACCAAATAATTCTTCTGTTACTACCAACACTCCAGTAGCTGTTCCCGCTACATCATCCTCAGGTGCATCTAGTATATCTTGGGCGAGTGTTTTGAAAAAGGGAAATGCAGATGCACAATCAACTGTCTCGAATTACAAACCTATGGCGCGCATTAATCCTTTACCCGCTAGTCCAATTACAGAAAGTAATGTAATTACCAAAGTACCGTCACAATCAGAAAAAGATCAACGTACAAGTACATCAGGTTTTGTAAATGATGCCGTACCATCCAGTTCACAAAACGTagtaaatgaaaataagaacATACAAGCAGAATCATTGCAAAATCGATACAATGATCCTATTTCCTATCGGATGGGAGGTAAGTATTGTTCAATTGGAGCAAACAAAAGTACACACTGTTAAATGTGACTTATTCATTTGAACATAttctttcagaatttttattaaattatcaaatgGATAAACAAACTGTAAGTTTATTACCTCGAGGATTAACAAATCGTAGCAATTACTGTTACATTAATAGTATATTACAAGCTTTGCTAGCTTGTCCAcctttttataatcttttaatggCTCTACCGCATTCTAAAAATCCCAGTAAAATGTCTTCCACTCCACTTATCGATAATATGTAAGCAAAGCTTCTGGTCAGACATATCATTGTTGTTTTAAactaccatacagttttatttaactctataatttttataatataggaTCAAATTTGTACATGAATTTACACCTTTATCGGATGGTGCACGATTGGCTAGAAAAGATAGGGTGAACAAACGAGGGGAAGACACAGTAGTAGATATACAGAGTGGAGTGGCCTTTGAACCTTCTTATGTATATACAATGTTAAAAAACACGTCAGCTGCGGGTGTATTTTCTGTGGAAGGGCGCCAAGAAGATGCAGAAGAGTTCCTTTCGTGCCTTCTGAATGGTATCAATGATGAAATGCTTGAAGTATGAACacgttattcattttaatcgtaACTTAACTCTAAAACTGAAATAACCAGCCATTATTTATTTCAGCTTATTAAATTAGCGAATAACGACCAAAACGTAATGACTAGTGTTGAaactaatataaactataataatggAGAAGAAGAATGGAAGGTAAAATGCCTTTCCTTTTACACATAAATTAACTTCTGAAtgcaaaggaaaatattaatcttatgCTGCTTCAGGTTATGGGCCCAAAAAATAAAGGATCTATTACACGATGCACCGAATTCGGTAGAACACCATTATCTGATATATTCCGCGGACAATTAAGATCGAGGGTATCACGAGCAGGAGAACAACCAACAGATAACGTCCAGCCTTTTTTTACATTACAACTTGATATCGAGGTATTCTTTTTTAAGCAATTTTTGTTGTATTCTTATACAGTCATTTATTGAACAATTGATTCATTTTGTTTAGAAAGCTGTATCCGTGAAAAGCGCGCTCGAAATTCTTGTTGGAAAAGACCAATTAGAAGGAATAACATGTAGTAAAACAAAACAACAAATAGAAGCCTGGAAGCAAGTTACTTTAGAAGAATTGCCAGTCATtcttatattacatttaaagtGGTTCGACTACAAACTTGATGGATgttcaaaaattctaaaaagcGTAGAGTTTCCAGTGGACCTGAAATTAGATAGTAGTAAGTAAACTTATTGTTGTTATCGTTAAATAAGATGACAATAAGATAAATTAGATGATATCAAATCCATACCATTTTGTTACAGAATTCCTATCGCCAAATGCTATGAAAAAATTGAATCCAAaacaaaaacattataaactGTTTGCTGTTACTTATCACGATGGAAAAGAAGCGACAAAAGGTCATTATGTAACGGATGCCTTTCATGTTGGATACGGTGGTTGGGTCAGGTATGACGATAGTTCATTAAAAGGTGTTTCAGAGGGTAATGTATTAAAGCCAACTCCTCCCAGAGttccatatttattatattatcgaaGATGCGATACTATCGGAAATAATCAGTCAAATAGTGGTAAAGCACGTTAGACAGAAAACATTAAACGTGTAGGTGAAACTGTATTTTAAGTCTAAAGAGGCAATTTGAAAGAATGGCTTTTACAGTTTTGTGGTTCTTGTTGATATTTATACCTAAATACAGAGAGTGTTTATTATCCAATATCATGAGAAACAAAAAGCTATTTCCTTTTAACATGCTGTACTTCCATCTAATATTTGTACTAAGATTGTTGTTACAAGGTTTATGCATAGTTTTCTTGGTACACAAAATAAAAAGACAGTTAAAGTTGAAGTTAAATAAGAGTTTTGATTTTGGCACTCATAGTTCTATTGAAGTTACATAATTAAGCGCTTAcacattacattttataaaaatattaaatgtcgaGATCTCTTGTACATATCTTTCTTATCTGATTGTGAGTATATAATATGTGagagaaaatatacataacttTGTAGAAAAGGAGacaaaaatatagataaaagtTTTTCTACTTTAAGGAcaaaatttctatgaaatgcaaattttatatatatctgaGAAAAGGACATTTTAAGCCTTAagttatttttgtatataaccTTCCTGCgcacttataaatatatattccaaCTTGccaataatttcttcatttcattatatactaatttaatgattttttacttGCTGAAACTCTATTCAAATGTTGTGTTTCTCTGCTtccagtattattttatttcagtgttatTTTCGTCTGGAAATtagtaaaaaacatttttctagaaaaagaaataattggtAAGATGGAATACTGACATCGGTAGTAAGGGAGATTGTATAAACAATACCGAATTCGTGTACAAATCTACATTGTATACGTTAGATTTGCatcttcaattattaaatttttgaaaaaaagggaagaaaagcaaaagaaaaaaaaatgtactcATTCATATATTGCCTTTTTTTTACATCTTAACTCATGTAAAAgtatgttttctatttttttgtaacaaatttaactattaaattgaatttatactattaacaaattaacaaataattgattgtattatgttatttatattataaaaatgcttAAATTATGTCAAGATTCTTACTATTAGAATGTGTGGTAAATTAGGAGAATTAATACTTATTGAATTGGAATTGGTTTTACACAGAAAAACTATTAATTGCTTTGGGTCATTGCAAGTATGATTTTGTAACTTtactgtttctttttctccatTTTGAACTACTTTAAAaaacttataatttaaataaaataatatttatacgcgAATGTAGTAATTTAATAAAGCAGCAAAGTTATAGAATTCCATTGCGAAACatcttatatacaatatttacatgttATTCACCAGATAATGTAGATAAGATatgttttaagtaaaattttacAGTTGTAATTTATGCGTCAAAATACaaagtaataattttcatttacttcctgtggaattgtaaatatatatctaCAGTTTatagaaactaataaaagtatgtatatatgttatggaaatttgtttattatttacataatttattatataactaaataGGATCTTCCTATGAATAAACAACACATGACAAACCTTATGGTGTTCCTAtcatctatttatttacaattgtttAGGATgcataatgattaataataaatgtacaattcaaataaatattataaatcctACTAAAATTAAACATGTATAAAAAATGcacttaaaaaatgaaaaatgctagaAATGTGGTAGACAAACTTTGCCTGCAAACAATTCTGAGATGACAGTAATCCACAAAGCTAAAACAAAAAGAATGTAAGAATTGCCGACTTGATGAGAATTTGGTAATTGATACGGTTGTCCACCAATTTCAACTATGTGGAAGCCCATTGGAAATATAACTGCTGCTAGGCAGAATAACACCACTAAAACATAATCACACATTTAGTAATTGACAAATACCTTGCacacttgaaaaataattgaacataTTGTATATACTTACTAGCTGTGAATCCCACCCATCTTGCATAAGGAATAATATCACGATCCCAATGGGATctagctaataaaattattgttcctGTTATTAAAACGCAACCAAGTAAAATGCAAACACGAGCCATCAACCATTCTAGCTGCAAATCTGGATTATAACAAACTTGGGGTCTGTTGTATAATGTCATGCATGACCTCATTAATCCTAATCTTGTATCTCCTgtcaaaaatacaaaatttaatatctacagattgaaaaaaaaacatatgtaattgtaattttttcataatataaacaatattataggaaaactatataatcattacagtttaacaattaaaataatatatgctGTACGATTACTTACCACCAACATCTGTAATAATCCAGTCAGGCATAGCAAGACTGATAATTGCAAATACATTTGCAGCCAAAAATAATGTTCCCGAAATAAGTGTCAGTTTATCCATTTTGCATTAATAATACTAAGTT belongs to Nomia melanderi isolate GNS246 chromosome 12, iyNomMela1, whole genome shotgun sequence and includes:
- the Usp10 gene encoding ubiquitin specific protease 10 gives rise to the protein MDIRNELDFQFLDLHDLNENDKNHLLSILKSNVTTDALKLPWDTVETNNDINASITEIPQLQNQWYHNAIPPPPPSYTQQIMCNEWQGPPIYPVPTDAHIQPFMPAITYSHPGYNLGGEIHDVNCNRENNRRNNRGRGIRRDNFNRGMNPANEIQPGYMGEQGQFHPQLSFVVMYPDQTQQQQFSGHVHYPPLAIYQPNLHTHTNTHPHAQPTYGYPPYHHPSNNMRCIRQATPMLSQPAQDCTKIQTTKSHEKQMQNVYTPAKQPFHQINEEDNSSQTNIVTTVITVNNSKVEQCNDNVDDNTATRKNANANGKVPPVNVKIEHNIVSTVNENCNGAEKNDVPCVNINSSIEVKQNGETDKEYKNETVSSIKTTVVKTLSKPVSKGESEAQKEDTSIKSGPDEVVSKTPNNSSVTTNTPVAVPATSSSGASSISWASVLKKGNADAQSTVSNYKPMARINPLPASPITESNVITKVPSQSEKDQRTSTSGFVNDAVPSSSQNVVNENKNIQAESLQNRYNDPISYRMGEFLLNYQMDKQTVSLLPRGLTNRSNYCYINSILQALLACPPFYNLLMALPHSKNPSKMSSTPLIDNMIKFVHEFTPLSDGARLARKDRVNKRGEDTVVDIQSGVAFEPSYVYTMLKNTSAAGVFSVEGRQEDAEEFLSCLLNGINDEMLELIKLANNDQNVMTSVETNINYNNGEEEWKVMGPKNKGSITRCTEFGRTPLSDIFRGQLRSRVSRAGEQPTDNVQPFFTLQLDIEKAVSVKSALEILVGKDQLEGITCSKTKQQIEAWKQVTLEELPVILILHLKWFDYKLDGCSKILKSVEFPVDLKLDSKFLSPNAMKKLNPKQKHYKLFAVTYHDGKEATKGHYVTDAFHVGYGGWVRYDDSSLKGVSEGNVLKPTPPRVPYLLYYRRCDTIGNNQSNSGKAR
- the LOC116433697 gene encoding uncharacterized protein C16orf52 homolog A — protein: MDKLTLISGTLFLAANVFAIISLAMPDWIITDVGGDTRLGLMRSCMTLYNRPQVCYNPDLQLEWLMARVCILLGCVLITGTIILLARSHWDRDIIPYARWVGFTAMVLFCLAAVIFPMGFHIVEIGGQPYQLPNSHQVGNSYILFVLALWITVISELFAGKVCLPHF